A single region of the Vicia villosa cultivar HV-30 ecotype Madison, WI linkage group LG4, Vvil1.0, whole genome shotgun sequence genome encodes:
- the LOC131599701 gene encoding disease resistance response protein Pi49-like, with protein sequence MGVFNFDDETTSIVAPARLFKALVIDADDLTPKVIDAIKSVEIVEGDGGAGTIKKYTFVEDGETKHVLHKVELVDVTNWAYNYSIIGGAGLPDTVEKISFEAKLSEGPNGGSVGKLSVKYFTKGDDAPSEEQLKKDKAKGDGLFKALEGYVLAHPDYN encoded by the exons atgggtgtttttaattttgatgatgaaACCACTTCTATTGTAGCACCTGCTAGACTTTTCAAAGCACTTGTTATTGATGCTGATGACCTTACTCCAAAGGTTATTGATGCCATCAAAAGTGTTGAAATTGTTGAAGGAGACGGTGGTGCTGGAACCATCAAAAAATACACTTTCGTGGAAG ATGGTGAAACCAAGCATGTGTTGCACAAAGTGGAGTTGGTAGATGTTACTAACTGGGCTTACAACTACAGCATAATTGGTGGTGCTGGGCTTCCAGACACAGTTGAGAAGATCTCATTTGAGGCTAAATTGTCCGAAGGACCAAATGGAGGATCTGTTGGAAAGCTGAGTGTGAAATACTTCACAAAAGGTGATGATGCTCCAAGTGAAGAGCAACTCAAGAAGGACAAAGCTAAGGGTGATGGTCTCTTCAAGGCTCTTGAGGGTTACGTTTTGGCTCATCCTGACTACAACTAA
- the LOC131597894 gene encoding uncharacterized protein LOC131597894 — protein sequence MEKWKSFQLSKEEEEGVTIEAEEGGEDEIFQRTLAGKLWTDNSFNSRAFTSTMISAWRLKNPVEVQELNKNLFLFRFASKRDLEGVLRNGPWSFDRNILVLTRVSGDEQPSDLNMHFGTFWVRVYELPLKLRSETMAKKLGGILGEFEEMDLKEAHRNGRFLRLKVKVDLKQPLKRGTVVRFKEKNLRVHFKYERLPTFCFICGHVGHQLKDCESVGELSEEGFEDLEEQDLSYGAWLRASPLPRTQEDSQRRGSNTSSCSKSLFNISSGQSRCETKEKGKEVEEGEVEQGVGKGKASEEKKGVPSNRKEVVAADGKNLLEIEAMAESLGAVDISKVGKEDKATKKMGVGKRKKWIRKTGARKNNSALSKKMEVEMGKRNLIDVMVIDGTIEGRGSGEKKLKADEAPIVKSSQGPEVVLEVQHRLQQ from the coding sequence ATGGAAAAGTGGAAGAGTTTTCAACTGTCGAAGGAAGAGGAGGAAGGGGTGACGATTGAGGCAGAGGAAGGTGGTGAAGATGAGATTTTCCAGCGAACATTAGCAGGGAAGCTGTGGACTGACAATAGCTTCAACTCGAGAGCGTTCACTAGCACAATGATAAGCGCCTGGAGATTGAAAAACCCGGTGGAGGTACAAGAGCTGAACAAGAATCTTTTCCTTTTCAGATTTGCATCCAAGCGGGATCTCGAAGGGGTATTGAGAAACGGCCCATGGAGTTTCGACAGGAATATTCTGGTGCTGACTCGAGTTTCAGGAGATGAGCAACCATCGGATCTAAATATGCACTTTGGAACTTTCTGGGTGAGAGTCTATGAATTACCACTCAAACTCAGATCGGAAACCATGGCGAAAAAACTGGGTGGAATACTGGGAGAGTTCGAAGAGATGGATCTTAAGGAGGCCCACCGCAACGGAAGGTTTTTGCGACTCAAGGTGAAAGTGGATCTGAAACAGCCACTTAAACGGGGAACAGTGGTGAGGTTCAAAGAGAAGAACTTGAGAGTCCATTTCAAGTATGAAAGACTACCAACTTTCTGCTTCATTTGTGGCCATGTTGGACATCAATTAAAAGATTGTGAATCAGTGGGTGAACTCAGTGAAGAAGGTTTTGAGGACCTAGAAGAACAGGATTTGTCTTATGGTGCTTGGCTTCGGGCTTCTCCACTACCAAGAACGCAGGAGGATAGTCAGAGGAGGGGGTCAAATACTAGCTCTTGTAGCAAAAGTCTTTTCAACATCTCTTCGGGACAGAGCAGGTGCGAGACAAAGGAGAAGGGGAAGGAGGTAGAGGAAGGGGAAGTCGAACAAGGAGTGGGGAAAGGGAAGGCTAGCGAAGAAAAGAAGGGAGTGCCATCGAATAGGAAAGAGGTAGTGGCGGCAGATGGGAAGAACCTTTTGGAGATTGAAGCTATGGCAGAATCCTTAGGGGCAGTTGATATCTCTAAGGTGGGGAAGGAAGACAAGGCTACAAAGAAGATGGGGGTTGGGAAACGGAAGAAGTGGATTAGGAAGACCGGCGCTCGGAAAAATAATTCTGCTCTGAGTAAGAAAATGGAGGTAGAAATGGGGAAAAGAAACTTGATTGATGTAATGGTGATTGACGGAACTATTGAGGGGAGGGGAAGTGGAGAGAAAAAACTGAAGGCTGATGAGGCTCCAATAGTGAAGAGTTCACAGGGaccagaggtggtgttggaaGTCCAACACCGCCTACAACAATGA